A DNA window from Candidatus Protochlamydia naegleriophila contains the following coding sequences:
- a CDS encoding HEAT repeat domain-containing protein yields the protein MLKMRAAFSCLAFILPLAACAEEQEINKKARHVQAHFCIKDFQTAHEEAKNALALYPHSASLHEAYIRSLARLGREKEMLKAWKNYLALFPEQNQNRELIEEMAWGVLGKASQSHSLITRQLALLAAFFCQEGRGVDIIYQAMRDSNYAIRAFAVKLGGHLHDEKLIVEVKRLFREEKMRPVRHEVIKAIGQMKILELQGDLEALISSEKSLAEEKALAIESLLALLDSIQRNEVVRLASSNRAGLRLLACQAIAHFHSLRDLDQLLDLTRDYRPDVRAAAYQAIGLIRPKESQEAVLEAARKGVQDGNFKAALSAAWLLTLYVPDEGAAIIERYLMSDKQDVRLVASSALAATGRYGASVALTLFERHGDPYVRLNLALGLIGQRLATERAAQVVKQVMVSEKDKWCEVECGIFNALSNHHFNREEEPSSTPEMDNQLIRLKLFNILAVLKEPDTQGAVREFLAERVWGISGAAAALLLTEGDEEAVDLVQQLLQDEHPKVRIQAALVLSLWSHEEAPIQVLEQGYANGDKETRTKILEGLGRIGSMTSVPFLIETLNEPSQTLRLIAAMALIQCLNH from the coding sequence ATGTTGAAAATGCGTGCTGCCTTTAGCTGCTTAGCCTTCATTCTACCTCTTGCTGCCTGCGCCGAAGAGCAAGAGATTAACAAAAAAGCTAGGCATGTACAGGCGCATTTTTGCATCAAAGATTTTCAAACCGCTCATGAAGAAGCAAAAAATGCTCTTGCTCTCTATCCCCATTCTGCATCCCTGCATGAGGCTTACATACGCTCTTTAGCTCGTTTAGGGCGTGAAAAAGAGATGTTGAAGGCTTGGAAAAACTATCTCGCACTTTTTCCCGAACAAAATCAAAACCGAGAATTGATTGAAGAAATGGCTTGGGGAGTATTGGGAAAGGCCTCTCAGTCTCATTCCCTGATTACGAGGCAGCTGGCCCTTTTGGCTGCGTTTTTTTGCCAGGAAGGACGGGGAGTGGACATTATCTACCAGGCTATGCGCGATTCAAATTACGCCATCCGAGCGTTTGCGGTTAAATTGGGCGGGCACTTGCATGATGAAAAGTTAATTGTTGAAGTCAAGCGCCTCTTCCGCGAAGAGAAAATGCGTCCTGTCAGACACGAGGTGATCAAGGCAATTGGACAGATGAAAATCTTAGAATTGCAAGGAGATCTGGAGGCTTTGATCAGCTCTGAAAAAAGTTTGGCAGAAGAAAAAGCCTTAGCAATTGAATCTTTGCTCGCTCTGCTCGACTCGATTCAACGCAATGAGGTTGTGAGACTCGCTTCAAGCAATCGAGCTGGATTGCGCCTTCTGGCCTGTCAAGCAATTGCCCATTTCCACTCATTGCGTGACTTGGACCAGCTTTTGGATTTAACGCGTGATTACCGGCCCGATGTGAGGGCCGCGGCTTATCAGGCCATTGGCTTGATACGTCCGAAAGAATCCCAGGAAGCGGTTTTGGAAGCGGCCAGGAAAGGAGTGCAAGACGGCAATTTTAAAGCGGCGCTTTCAGCCGCCTGGCTCTTGACGCTGTATGTTCCGGATGAGGGTGCGGCGATCATTGAGCGCTATCTAATGAGCGACAAGCAAGACGTGCGCCTTGTGGCCTCGAGCGCTCTTGCTGCAACGGGACGCTATGGCGCAAGCGTGGCTTTGACTTTATTTGAAAGGCATGGAGATCCTTACGTTCGTCTTAACTTGGCTTTGGGATTAATTGGACAACGCCTAGCCACTGAGCGTGCTGCGCAAGTTGTCAAACAGGTCATGGTGTCTGAAAAAGATAAGTGGTGCGAAGTCGAATGCGGCATTTTTAATGCGCTCTCCAACCACCACTTCAACCGAGAAGAAGAGCCTTCATCTACTCCTGAGATGGATAACCAGCTCATTCGCTTGAAACTCTTCAATATTTTAGCGGTGTTAAAAGAGCCTGATACTCAAGGCGCTGTGCGCGAATTTTTGGCCGAACGGGTATGGGGAATTTCCGGAGCGGCCGCGGCCTTATTGTTGACTGAAGGGGATGAAGAAGCCGTAGACCTTGTTCAGCAACTGTTGCAAGATGAGCACCCAAAAGTGCGGATTCAAGCAGCGCTTGTGCTTTCTTTATGGTCTCATGAAGAGGCTCCGATTCAGGTTCTGGAACAAGGCTATGCAAATGGGGATAAGGAAACGAGAACAAAGATTTTAGAGGGGCTTGGGCGAATCGGTTCTATGACTTCCGTTCCTTTTTTAATTGAAACTTTAAATGAACCTTCACAAACGTTGCGTTTGATTGCTGCCATGGCATTGATCCAATGTTTAAATCACTAA
- a CDS encoding histidine triad nucleotide-binding protein, whose product MATVFGKIIRGELPSEKVFENERILAIKDIHPVAPVHLLIIPKKEIADLQSLQSEDFALLSEIISVAQQLAKQFKIEKGYRLLTNNGSEAGQTIFHLHFHLIGGRQLGPMA is encoded by the coding sequence ATGGCGACGGTATTTGGAAAAATTATCAGGGGCGAGCTTCCATCTGAAAAAGTATTCGAGAATGAACGCATTCTTGCCATTAAAGATATCCACCCTGTGGCTCCCGTTCATCTTTTGATCATTCCTAAAAAAGAGATCGCCGATCTCCAATCGCTACAATCGGAAGACTTTGCTCTGTTGAGTGAAATCATCTCCGTTGCTCAGCAACTAGCCAAGCAATTTAAGATCGAAAAAGGATATCGCCTTTTGACGAATAATGGTTCGGAAGCGGGGCAAACGATTTTTCACCTGCACTTTCACTTGATTGGGGGACGTCAACTGGGGCCAATGGCTTAA
- a CDS encoding LOG family protein, which yields MESHLDFYHYDLATPDGSVTNLTRMNDKRAEATVFIQNISPYFVGFQIDPQLVLFNIKSTLAQLGLDGIGLSFELDQKNLCAQVQVQLNAIGPIAVEMLKYLQVGSSLGKLFAADERRRVRDPDYLSRMFGRSDRWGKPLLSLGGLHGSNDLILDRVDGRTIAYLTLQNGRVVYDSSIYGFLPTLAKALVKDTKMRDILRLHQEWKPMMTRNVSEDEILLVRTLPLHIRTVFGRVVDSLLSPGYHHTSASILQPDTFASGDIYELYGQSKREITDIPLEFYTLEPYREHVFFSDRDQLQTCLEDSKTLFEAFATAPLPSENRAAVFIVKGQQLKSLKPDDWITRETRLHEFPGPFHGTRQALMVERYIEQQPSYPFLKAIDSGVITSQGILLTRYFPSPLMKRMLLSDQVQRCLKGIYFQYPSLSHMNFFSAEDRALLHDLEKFAIPVYWVDEATRQILQYIQKPDRDSGFFVPLNSVDTFLKSTVFGIYGSNLLAGDFEHEMRVLLQGVLDMRSEMQHPLLSKNTPLALVTGGGPGAMEVGNRVAKDLHILSCANIVDFTAKDGAMVNEQLQNPFVEAKMTYRLDKLVERQAEFHLDFPILLMGGIGTDFEYCLEEVRRKVGSVESTPILLFGEADYWRKKITSRFECNLHSGTIKGSEWISNCFYCIQKAEQGIKVYRDYFMGKLPIGKNGPIYEEGFKVVD from the coding sequence ATGGAAAGCCATCTCGATTTCTACCACTACGACCTAGCCACTCCCGATGGCTCTGTCACTAATTTAACGCGTATGAACGACAAAAGAGCGGAGGCCACCGTTTTTATTCAAAACATTTCCCCTTATTTTGTCGGTTTTCAAATTGATCCCCAACTTGTCTTATTTAATATTAAGAGTACGTTAGCGCAGCTGGGGCTGGACGGCATTGGCTTGAGCTTTGAACTAGATCAGAAGAATCTATGTGCTCAGGTTCAAGTCCAGCTTAATGCCATTGGACCCATAGCCGTTGAGATGTTAAAATACCTGCAAGTTGGCAGCTCGCTTGGCAAGCTCTTTGCTGCCGATGAGCGCCGGCGCGTGCGCGATCCTGATTATCTCAGCCGCATGTTTGGGCGCTCCGACCGTTGGGGCAAACCACTTTTGTCGCTTGGCGGGCTTCACGGCAGCAATGATCTCATATTAGACCGAGTCGATGGCAGGACCATTGCTTACCTGACTCTTCAAAATGGGCGCGTCGTTTACGATTCATCCATTTATGGTTTTTTACCTACTTTGGCGAAGGCTTTGGTTAAAGACACCAAAATGCGCGACATTTTGCGACTGCATCAGGAATGGAAGCCCATGATGACGCGCAATGTCTCTGAAGATGAAATCCTGCTTGTCCGAACCCTTCCTCTCCACATTCGAACAGTTTTTGGACGCGTTGTCGACAGCTTATTATCTCCTGGTTACCATCACACGTCGGCATCAATCCTGCAACCCGATACATTTGCCTCAGGAGATATTTACGAGCTGTACGGTCAAAGCAAGCGCGAAATCACAGATATTCCTCTCGAATTTTACACTTTGGAACCTTATCGCGAACACGTCTTTTTCTCGGATCGCGATCAATTGCAAACATGCCTAGAAGACAGTAAAACATTGTTTGAAGCCTTTGCTACAGCCCCGCTTCCTTCGGAAAATCGCGCAGCTGTTTTTATCGTTAAAGGACAGCAGCTAAAGTCATTGAAACCAGATGATTGGATTACGCGTGAAACGCGCCTTCATGAGTTTCCAGGTCCCTTCCATGGAACCCGGCAAGCTCTCATGGTCGAGCGCTATATTGAACAGCAGCCCTCTTATCCATTCTTAAAAGCTATCGATAGCGGTGTGATCACAAGCCAGGGGATTTTACTGACTCGTTATTTCCCATCGCCTTTGATGAAGCGGATGCTTTTGAGCGATCAGGTACAGCGTTGCCTAAAAGGCATTTACTTCCAATACCCCTCTCTTTCCCACATGAATTTTTTCTCGGCGGAAGACCGGGCTTTATTGCATGACTTAGAAAAGTTTGCCATTCCTGTTTATTGGGTGGATGAGGCGACGCGTCAAATCCTACAATACATTCAAAAGCCTGATAGAGATTCCGGCTTTTTTGTTCCGCTTAATAGCGTGGACACCTTTTTAAAGTCGACCGTTTTTGGCATTTATGGATCCAATTTGCTGGCTGGGGATTTTGAGCACGAAATGCGCGTTTTACTGCAGGGTGTCTTAGATATGCGCAGCGAAATGCAGCATCCGCTTCTTAGCAAAAATACCCCCTTAGCCCTGGTTACAGGCGGCGGACCAGGAGCCATGGAAGTGGGCAACCGCGTTGCAAAAGATCTTCACATCTTATCATGTGCCAATATTGTCGATTTTACTGCCAAAGACGGGGCCATGGTCAATGAGCAATTACAAAATCCTTTTGTTGAAGCCAAAATGACTTATCGCCTTGACAAGCTTGTTGAAAGGCAAGCCGAGTTTCATCTCGATTTCCCCATCCTTTTGATGGGCGGCATTGGAACAGATTTTGAATATTGTTTAGAAGAGGTTAGGCGCAAAGTCGGTTCTGTCGAGTCGACACCCATCCTATTGTTTGGAGAGGCTGATTATTGGCGCAAAAAAATCACTTCGCGCTTTGAATGCAATCTTCATTCAGGAACGATCAAGGGATCTGAATGGATTAGCAATTGCTTCTATTGCATTCAAAAAGCGGAGCAAGGAATCAAAGTATACCGCGACTATTTCATGGGCAAATTGCCGATCGGCAAGAATGGCCCGATCTACGAAGAGGGATTTAAGGTCGTCGATTAG
- a CDS encoding isochorismatase family protein, with protein MLPFTLERSHTGLLIIDVQDKVFASVERGAEVLQAIFKVVKGFETLQLPIFLSEQYPQGLGETLIPLKTLLGDTYCPWTKTTFSCMDDKALREHILALPIQQWVLVGIEAHICVLQTAKGLVQAGKQVTVLNDAIASRSIYEFSTGIAEMRDSGIRISCVETILFELVKDSRAQEFKSISQLIKSCCCEC; from the coding sequence ATGTTGCCCTTTACCTTAGAGCGTTCTCATACAGGTTTACTCATTATCGATGTACAAGATAAGGTATTTGCTTCGGTTGAGCGTGGTGCAGAAGTTTTGCAAGCCATTTTTAAGGTGGTGAAAGGATTTGAAACACTCCAACTTCCCATCTTTCTGTCCGAGCAGTATCCGCAAGGGTTGGGAGAAACATTAATTCCTTTAAAAACTCTTTTGGGAGATACCTACTGCCCTTGGACTAAAACGACTTTTTCCTGCATGGATGACAAAGCCTTGCGTGAACATATCCTCGCATTGCCTATTCAACAGTGGGTTTTGGTGGGTATCGAAGCTCATATTTGCGTATTGCAAACGGCAAAGGGGCTCGTCCAGGCTGGAAAGCAGGTAACTGTTTTGAATGATGCAATTGCTTCACGCTCAATATATGAGTTCTCAACAGGTATAGCTGAGATGCGCGATAGTGGCATCCGCATTAGCTGCGTTGAAACCATTTTATTTGAGCTCGTGAAGGATTCGCGTGCACAAGAATTTAAGTCCATTAGCCAACTGATTAAATCATGTTGCTGCGAATGTTGA
- a CDS encoding DUF1207 domain-containing protein — protein MMRYAKHFWIFVFSFNSLLFADNFDKDDAPACADTATTVEASQELDNYRSAHPEIYNENCWASVEPETDCEYARSHNLWGIWLPEGPPMFRPFLADPRQLTYSVGWRFNDRALVQNVIDVSFGDTLPIFRWCDIWSFRGDLQLELEGGVWAIFDPLHYSSPLIDADYYVGVPITYAFGNWAIRLRGYHISTHIGDEFLINHPHFDRRNPSIEALDLSVSWQNRQVRLYGVLGNVCCQDDSFRVGEFYMEAGLELRFPQLGYRDYCNRLYGEPFFGMHFRYQSHFKNHINQTYAIGWEWGKVSGIRRKLRFFLEYHDGYSLDGQFCKKATHYVSIRGSYGF, from the coding sequence ATGATGCGCTATGCCAAACATTTTTGGATCTTTGTATTTAGTTTTAATTCATTATTGTTCGCAGACAATTTTGATAAAGACGATGCGCCTGCATGCGCAGATACGGCCACTACTGTCGAAGCCTCTCAAGAACTGGATAATTATCGAAGTGCTCACCCAGAAATCTACAATGAAAACTGCTGGGCGTCGGTAGAACCAGAAACAGATTGCGAGTATGCACGTTCCCATAACCTTTGGGGAATTTGGTTGCCTGAAGGGCCTCCCATGTTTCGTCCTTTTCTGGCAGATCCTCGCCAGTTGACCTATTCTGTGGGTTGGCGCTTTAATGACCGTGCATTGGTACAAAATGTCATTGATGTTTCATTCGGTGATACTCTCCCCATTTTCCGTTGGTGCGATATCTGGAGTTTCCGTGGCGATTTGCAATTAGAATTGGAAGGCGGAGTATGGGCGATTTTCGATCCACTACACTACTCTTCTCCTTTGATCGATGCCGATTATTATGTCGGCGTGCCCATCACCTATGCCTTTGGTAACTGGGCCATCCGCTTAAGGGGCTATCATATCTCTACTCATATTGGTGATGAGTTTTTAATCAACCACCCCCACTTTGATCGTCGCAATCCTAGTATCGAAGCCTTGGATTTATCCGTTTCCTGGCAAAACAGACAAGTGCGTTTATATGGCGTACTCGGTAATGTATGTTGCCAAGATGACTCGTTTAGAGTGGGTGAATTTTATATGGAAGCGGGCTTAGAGTTGCGCTTTCCACAGCTCGGATACCGCGATTATTGTAATAGACTTTACGGTGAGCCCTTCTTTGGGATGCACTTCCGCTATCAATCTCATTTTAAAAACCACATTAACCAAACCTATGCGATCGGCTGGGAATGGGGAAAAGTGTCTGGTATTCGCCGCAAGCTCCGCTTTTTCTTGGAATATCATGATGGCTATTCTTTAGATGGACAATTCTGTAAAAAAGCAACCCACTATGTTAGCATCAGAGGTTCATACGGATTTTAA
- a CDS encoding MYG1 family protein, whose amino-acid sequence MNIDKTPRSCGTHDGTFHADEVTACALLMLFDLIDEERIVRTRDLHVLATCEYVCDVGGVYDPSQKLFDHHQVDYQGPLSSAGMILKYLQTIGKLKPNEYEFFNSSLVMGIDAHDNGRDPLIPGYCSFSHVVSNYTPIHYDCAPEEQNQAFHQALTFVFEHLQRLWDRFKYTQSCREIVAECMAKSQECLLFDQNLPWLEIFFELKGDEHPALFVIMPSGNHWKLRGIPPSYQDRMKVRLPQPQEWAGLLDEDLKRISGISGAIFCHKGRFISVWETREDALKALEYTLKHAKEAAFNGDGIWKNYQGRASI is encoded by the coding sequence ATGAATATAGACAAAACTCCGCGGAGCTGCGGAACCCACGATGGGACGTTTCATGCTGACGAGGTCACAGCATGTGCGCTGCTCATGCTTTTTGATTTGATTGACGAGGAAAGAATCGTCCGTACGCGCGATCTGCACGTTTTAGCCACGTGCGAATATGTATGCGATGTAGGCGGTGTTTACGATCCATCCCAAAAATTATTCGACCACCATCAAGTAGATTATCAAGGTCCCTTGAGTAGTGCTGGAATGATTCTTAAGTATCTTCAGACAATAGGGAAGTTGAAACCCAACGAGTATGAATTTTTCAATTCTTCTTTGGTCATGGGAATCGATGCGCACGACAACGGTAGGGATCCTCTCATTCCCGGTTATTGCTCATTTTCTCACGTCGTCTCCAACTACACTCCCATCCACTACGACTGTGCACCTGAAGAGCAAAACCAAGCCTTTCACCAAGCGCTGACGTTCGTCTTTGAGCATTTGCAAAGATTGTGGGATAGATTTAAATATACGCAGTCATGCCGAGAGATTGTGGCCGAATGCATGGCCAAGTCTCAAGAGTGTTTGCTCTTTGATCAGAATTTGCCTTGGCTAGAAATTTTCTTTGAGCTTAAAGGGGATGAACACCCGGCCTTATTTGTTATTATGCCTTCTGGTAACCACTGGAAGTTGCGTGGAATCCCTCCTTCTTACCAGGACCGTATGAAGGTTAGATTGCCGCAACCACAAGAATGGGCAGGATTGTTAGATGAAGATTTAAAGCGCATTTCTGGGATTTCTGGGGCCATTTTTTGCCACAAGGGACGCTTTATATCAGTTTGGGAAACACGCGAAGATGCGTTAAAAGCTTTAGAATATACTCTTAAACATGCGAAGGAGGCAGCATTTAATGGCGACGGTATTTGGAAAAATTATCAGGGGCGAGCTTCCATCTGA